The following proteins are co-located in the Nonlabens ponticola genome:
- a CDS encoding LURP-one-related/scramblase family protein — MKNLAFPINFKFRVSTLANDFTATDADGRVVAYVRQKMFKLKEAITIYSDTTKSEILYTIQANKWLDWSAAYAMTDVNGNQLGKIARKGWRSLWKAEYAIIDQNNNHQYTCKEASAFSRIADSVVGEIPVLGFFTGYLFNPTYNVIDNNGDIVARLKKEQSMLGRKFQVIKLTDLDPDDKERIMLGLMMLVLLERRRS; from the coding sequence ATGAAGAATCTGGCATTCCCTATCAATTTCAAATTTAGAGTCTCCACACTCGCTAACGATTTTACCGCAACAGATGCGGATGGTCGCGTGGTAGCTTATGTGCGCCAGAAAATGTTTAAGCTCAAGGAAGCGATCACCATTTACAGCGATACTACCAAAAGTGAAATACTGTACACCATACAAGCCAACAAATGGCTGGACTGGAGCGCGGCTTATGCCATGACAGATGTCAATGGGAATCAACTAGGTAAAATTGCACGCAAGGGCTGGCGTTCCTTATGGAAGGCAGAATATGCCATCATCGACCAAAACAACAACCATCAATACACGTGTAAAGAGGCTAGCGCCTTTTCTCGCATCGCAGATTCAGTTGTTGGAGAAATTCCTGTGCTGGGATTTTTCACGGGTTATCTCTTCAATCCTACCTATAATGTAATTGATAATAATGGTGATATCGTCGCTAGACTTAAAAAGGAACAGTCCATGCTGGGAAGAAAATTCCAGGTGATCAAGCTAACCGATCTAGATCCTGATGATAAAGAACGTATCATGTTAGGTCTCATGATGCTGGTATTATTAGAGCGCAGAAGAAGTTAA